From the Streptococcus halotolerans genome, the window CCCAAATATTACCAGCAAGTGGTGCTAATAAATTAGCAATCCATGTTCCAATACCAGAACCATTGATGATACCGATGAGTAGGGATACAAAAGCCATAAAGGGAAGAATGGTATTAAGCATAGTCTGAATGGCATCACGAGCGGCTTGATTAAAGGTGGCAACCACTTTACCAGCCCCCATTCCAATACGAGCCACAAAACTAGTTTCTGCACGCTGCTCAGTAATTTTTTGATTAGTATCGTAAGTACTTGATTTTGTTTGTTCTTGTTTAGTTTCAATAGTGGCTATTGAAGCACTTTCGTCAGTTCCTGAAATTTGATTTGGACCAACAGCTGATACATAGATATCCTCCGTGATATACTTAGCCAATGGACCGGATTTTCCTGTTGCCACGATATTGATTGTTGGAATCCCTTTTTTAGGATAAATACCACAACGTAGGGTACCACCACAGTCAACAATGGCAAGAGCGATTTCACTATCAGGTATAGATGTTTTAAAGCCGTTAACAGCTTCCATACCTGTTAATGCTACAATTTTATCGACAATTTCTGGTTTCTCTCCACCGCCAGTGATATAAATAAATTTATGTTTTTTATCGGTCGGAGTGATGATGAGAGGGCCACCAAAACCACCATTTCCTTTAACAACCTTAATGCTTTTATATGTCATGTTCGTTCTCCTAGCTATCTTATTTATCTAAGTGGACTGTTTTACTTAATTGAATCCCCTGTTGCTTGCAGACAAATGCTGTAGTAAAGTCAGTTACCCATCCCCCAACAGCATTCATGATAAGCCCCACTAAAAGGTAGCGAATAGCAAGGTCCATTTGGCTAAGACCTAATTTTTGAATTCCAGTAGCAATACCAAGGTAAACAAAGAGTTCCCCAGGATTAATATGG encodes:
- a CDS encoding PTS glucitol/sorbitol transporter subunit IIB, which encodes MTYKSIKVVKGNGGFGGPLIITPTDKKHKFIYITGGGEKPEIVDKIVALTGMEAVNGFKTSIPDSEIALAIVDCGGTLRCGIYPKKGIPTINIVATGKSGPLAKYITEDIYVSAVGPNQISGTDESASIATIETKQEQTKSSTYDTNQKITEQRAETSFVARIGMGAGKVVATFNQAARDAIQTMLNTILPFMAFVSLLIGIINGSGIGTWIANLLAPLAGNIWGLVIIGFICSLPFLSPLLGPGAVISQIVGTLIGVQIGKGNIPPQMALPALFAINTQNGCDFIPVALGLTEADAETVEVGVPSVLYSRFLNGVPRVLVAWLASIGLYQ